In Capra hircus breed San Clemente chromosome 26, ASM170441v1, whole genome shotgun sequence, the following are encoded in one genomic region:
- the SLC18A2 gene encoding synaptic vesicular amine transporter, which translates to MALSELALLRRLQESRHSRKLILFIVFLALLLDNMLLTVVVPIIPSYLYSIEHEKDALEIQTAKPGLTASAPGSFQNIFSYYDNSTMVTGNNTDHLQGALVHEATTQRMVTNSSSAPSDCPSEDKDLLNENVQVGLLFASKATVQLLTNPFIGLLTNRIGYPIPMFTGFCIMFISTVMFAFSRSYAFLLFARSLQGIGSSCSSVAGMGMLASVYTDDEERGNAMGIALGGLAMGVLVGPPFGSVLYEFVGKTAPFLVLAALVLLDGAIQLFVLQPSRVQPESQKGTPLTTLLRDPYILIAAGSICFANMGIAMLEPALPIWMMETMCSHKWQLGVAFLPASISYLIGTNVFGILAHKMGRWLCALLGMIIVGMSILCIPLAKNIYGLIAPNFGVGFAIGMVDSSMMPIMGYLVDLRHVSVYGSVYAIADVAFCMGYAIGPSAGGAIAKAIGFPWLMTIIGIIDILFAPLCFFLRSPPAKEEKMAILMDHNCPIKTKMYTQNSSQSHPIGEDEDSESD; encoded by the exons ATGGCCCTGAGCGAGCTGGCGCTGCTCCGCCGGCTGCAGGAGAGCCGGCACTCGCGGAAGCTCATCCTGTTCATCGTGTTCCTCGCGCTGCTGCTGGACAACATGCTGCTCACGGTTGTGG TCCCCATCATCCCGAGTTACTTGTACAGCATTGAGCATGAGAAAGATGCTCTAGAAATCCAGACCGCCAAGCCTGGGCTCACAGCCTCCGCCCCCGGAAGCTTTCAGAACATCTTCTCATATTATGACAACTCCACCATGGTCACGGGGAACAACACTGACCACCTTCAGGGGGCGCTGGTGCACGAGGCCACCACACAGCGCATGGTCACTAACTCGTCCTCGGCCCCTTCCGACTGTCCCAGTGAAGACAAAGACCTCCTGAATGAGAATGTGCAGGTCGGCCTGCTGTTTGCCTCGAAAGCCACTGTCCAGCTCCTCACCAACCCGTTCATAGGACTGTTGACCAACAG AATTGGCTACCCAATTCCCATGTTTACAGGATTCTGCATCATGTTCATCTCAACAGTTA TGTTCGCCTTCTCCCGCAGCTACGCCTTCCTGCTGTTCGCCAGGTCCCTGCAGGGCATCGGTTCCTCCTGCTCCTCTGTAGCTG GGATGGGCATGCTGGCCAGCGTGTACACAGATGACGAGGAGAGAGGCAACGCCATGGGGATCGCCCTGGGAGGCCTGGCCATGGGGGTCCTAG TGGGCCCCCCCTTTGGGAGTGTGCTGTACGAGTTTGTGGGGAAGACAGCTCCATTCCTAGTCTTGGCTGCCCTGGTGCTGTTGGATGGAG CTATTCAGCTCTTTGTGCTCCAGCCATCCCGGGTGCAGCCAGAG AGCCAGAAGGGGACGCCGCTCACCACCCTGCTGAGGGACCCATACATCCTCATCGCTGCAG GGTCCATCTGCTTCGCAAACATGGGGATTGCCATGCTGGAGCCAGCCCTGCCGATCTGGATGATGGAGACCATGTGTTCCCACAAGTGGCAGCTGG GCGTGGCTTTCTTGCCAGCTAGCATCTCTTATCTCATTGGAACCAATGTTTTTGGGATCCTCGCACACAAAATGGGGAG aTGGCTTTGTGCTCTTCTAGGAATGATAATTGTCGGAATGAGCATTTTATGT ATTCCTCTTGCAAAAAACATCTATGGACTCATAGCTCCCAACTTCGGAGTTGGTTTTGCAATTG GCATGGTGGATTCATCAATGATGCCCATCATGGGTTACCTGGTCGACCTGCGGCACGTGTCGGTCTATGGGAGCGTGTATGCCATTGCTGATGTAGCGTTTTGTATGGGATATGCCATAG GTCCTTCTGCTGGTGGGGCTATCGCAAAGGCAATTGGATTTCCATGGCTCATGACAATTATTGGAATAATTGATATTCTTTTTGCTCCTCTCTGCTTTTTTCTTCGAAGTCCACCTGCCAAGGAAGAAAAAATG